Proteins encoded by one window of Lycium barbarum isolate Lr01 chromosome 11, ASM1917538v2, whole genome shotgun sequence:
- the LOC132619113 gene encoding cytochrome P450 716B1-like, with amino-acid sequence MKTLTFNIICSLLFGLERGAQRDQMVHHFQQMIEGIWSIPINLPFTRFNRSLEASKDVQKMLKQLISEKRHELNNNLASSHQDLITCLLSIGGENNQELISENEIIHNVMLIMIAGHDTSSTLITFMVRLLAKNPNIYAAVLKEQEEIAQSKSPGESLIWEDLGKMKYTWRVAMETMRMFPPIFGGFRQTVKDIEYGGYLIPKGWQIFWVTAKTHMDSSIFQEPEKFDPDRFETPASLPPYNFVPFGGGARICPGYEFAKVETLVTIHYLVTHFTWKLCCTDDFFSRDPMPAPTQGLPVQIIPRKPL; translated from the exons ATGAAGACACTCACCTTCAACATTATTTGCTCTCTCCTTTTCGGGCTTGAACGTGGAGCGCAAAGAGACCAGATGGTTCATCATTTCCAGCAGATGATAGAAGGAATATGGTCAATCCCTATAAACTTGCCTTTTACGCGCTTCAACCGCAGCCTTGAGGCAAGCAAAGATGTCCAGAAAATGCTGAAACAACTTATTTCTGAGAAACGCCATGAGCTCAACAACAACTTAGCTTCATCCCACCAGGATCTCATCACCTGTTTGCTCAGCATCGGTGGAGAGAACAATCAAGAACTCATATCTGAAAATGAAATCATTCATAATGTCATGCTCATCATGATTGCTGGACATGACACTTCATCCACCTTGATAACTTTCATGGTAAGACTTTTAGCAAAGAATCCAAATATCTATGCAGCCGTCCTTAAAG AGCAAGAAGAGATTGCACAGAGCAAGTCACCTGGAGAGTCCCTAATTTGGGAAGACCTTGGCAAGATGAAATACACCTGGAGAGTGGCAATGGAGACAATGAGAATGTTCCCTCCAATTTTCGGAGGCTTCAGGCAGACTGTAAAAGACATCGAGTACGGAGGCTACCTCATTCCGAAAGGATGGCAA ATATTCTGGGTAACAGCTAAAACACACATGGATAGCAGCATTTTCCAAGAACCAGAGAAATTTGATCCAGATCGCTTTGAGACCCCAGCATCTTTGCCTCCTTACAACTTTGTTCCATTCGGAGGGGGAGCCCGTATATGTCCTGGATATGAGTTTGCAAAGGTTGAAACTTTGGTTACAATCCATTACCTAGTGACACATTTCACATGGAAGCTATGCTGCACAGATGATTTCTTCAGCAGGGACCCAATGCCAGCACCAACTCAAGGACTTCCCGTTCAAATAATTCCCAGGAAACCTCTCTAA